GATCCTTGGATGTTGGGGGGCTTTCAAGTATGGGTGAGACTTGGACCCTTATGGGTGGGCCTATGACCTCATGATCTCCCTCCATCCTAGAGGTGGCCTACATTGCCGTccagcacccccagcaccacgcagCGGTGATGCTCTTCTTGCGAGCGGGCAAGGCAGTGCTGTGCGAGAAACCCATGGGCGTGAACGCTGCGGAAGTGCGCGAGATGGTAGCAGAGGCTCGATCCCGGGGCCTCTTCCTTATGGAGGTGAGGGCGGAAGACCCCTTCCAACATCCAGTGGAACCCTCTTTGCCCTTACTAAACATGGATGCCATGACCCATTTGGGGAAGGCTGAAGGGAAGGATTGCCATGATTTAAGATGATCACAAAATAGAGCCAGAGCACAAGTACAGcaaaagggcacttgccttgcaccccagcaccccataggatcccccaagcatgaccaggagtgatccctggatgcagagccacaTATTCTgttgggtgtgattcaaaaaccaaaagtaaaataaagattcCATTTCTAAATATCCTCACCTGGGAAGGTACTGGGGGATTATCACCTCAATATCTTAATGGAGTGGGAACATACTTCAACCCTTAAACATTGGAGACTAGGGCAGGAAGGAATTGGGAGGGGACCCTGAAATAATGGTAGAAGAaaacagacactggtggagggcatgGTGCTAGAATGTCATAGGCACAAAACCCAGTCACGAATTAGGGTACTTCTAAAAaaaacaggggggctggagcaaaagtgcAGAGgttggagcacttgccttggacaccactaacctaggtttaatcccggGCAACCCAGATTGCCCCCTGAGTAtcacccggagtgattcctgagcacagagccaggagtaacccctgagcaccacctagtgtaccccccaaaaaagcagcaAGCAAAAAAACTAGAGTATGGAGAAGGATTCAAATGAGTAGTAGGATAAGGCCAGGGCTGGGGTCATGTCCCTCAGCTTGGGAGGGACACACTTTGGGGAAGCATGGGTTGTGAAAGGGGGAGGGGTTCTTATTTAGAGGCTGATCCTCAGATGGGGGTCAGAAAGAAATGACCCACTGGGTGACTCCTGGGTTCTGATCCCATTTTTCCCCCACTGCTCCCTCATTCTGCCCTCTAGGCTATCTGGACCCGCTTCTTTCCTGCCCTGGAGACTCTGAGGTCCCTTCTGGCCCAGGGAGCTCTAGGGGACCTTCGGGTGGCTCGGGCAGAATTTGGGAAGGACCTCACCCACGTGCACAGGGCTGTCGACTGGGCCCAGGCTGGTGGGGGCCTCCTGGACATCGGCATCTACTGTATCCAATTCATCTCCATGGTCTTCGGTGGGAGGAAGCCAGAGAAGATTTTTGCAGTGGGAAGGCGACATGAAACAGGTGTGGTCTTGCCTGATCTATTTGACAGCCATAGAAGAGACCTTTTCTGGGGCTACTGGAGGCATAGTCCAGTAGGGAGGGCACGTGCctggcactcagccaacccgggtttgattccccacactACGTATGGTCCCCATcaaaagagatccctgagcatagctgggtatagcccaagacccagaaaaaaaaaaacacgaaacatttgcaggccagagtgatagtacagggggtaaggtgcttgccttgcatgccacagatCCTGGTTCAGAATCCCTAGCACTATATATGCtcccccgaggactgccagggtcattcctgaccataaaaccaggaataactcctgggcaCGCTCAATTATGCACCCACAGCCCAAGAAAAATATAACCTAAACCTGGCACCCACTTCTGCCCACTGCTACCCCCACCTCCTGACCATCCACTCCCTTTCCTGGTTCTATGCATTTGTCAAGTAGtgaacatttggggctggagcgatagcacagtgggtagggcatttgccttgcacgcggccgacccgggttcgaatcccagcatcccatatggtcccctgagcatcgccaggagtaattcctgagtgtagaaccaggactaacccctgtgcatcgccgggtgtgacccaaaaaaacaaaacaaaacaaaaaaacaaatagtgaACATTTCACACAAGTGGAACCTGCAGATGTGACACTTTGTCGGAGTTCCTAAGGCAGGATTTGAGGCTGGCCCTGCCTATATGCCGTATCTTCCTGCAGGTGTGGACGACACTGTCACTGTGTTACTTCAGTACCCTGGAGGGGTCCACGGAAGCTTCACTTGCAGCATCACTGCCGAGCTCACCAACACAGCCCTTGTGAGTGGCACCAAAGGCAATGCCAAGGTGAGCTGGAGGTGTGGCATCAGGAGCATGCCCCAGGAAAGCTGGGAGGTGTGACACCAAAGGCATGGCCAAGGGGAGCTGGGAGGTGTGGCACTTAGCAACAGTTAGCCAGCTATGGCCATCACAGAAGGCTGTCCTTTGCTTGAACTTGTACACCCTGTTACTAAGGAACGCTTTAGTACTTCCCCCTCTGTCTAGATCATGGGGACAGGTCAGGCTTCTTCTGAAGATAAATCTGTTGAGCAGTTGAAATTTTTTGGATGTTGGTGCTCTAGAGACAAACCAATGGCCTGGAATTCATGCTTTTAATGCAGCAGCCCTGGTGGTTCGACTTCTGGGCACCATATtcttccccaagtactgctgggggCAATACCCAAGCAATGAGGACTGAACTGGAAATAGTGttggagcactgctggctgtcaATTCTCCAAACAAATTTTAGATAGAGGGGGTCCTAGGATGTAGCTTAGAGGTAGAGTGTGTGCCAGTATGTGCGAGACTCTGCAATCCCTGTATGGCAGGAACCCACCAACACCAGtgtatagccctggtggcccccagcacctccctctGTGGACTTTGTAGCCCCCAGCTCTAtcggaccctgagcactgaacaagcAGGCCCTCACACCCCTGGGGTGCACTGTTGATGTGGCCCCTAGATATTAACAATCCTTGGTCCTCTCACCATGGGGGTATGACATTCCCTTGAAGTTGACTTTACTAAGCTTCTTgggccaaaagaagaaagaaagccaGTTCTTAGCACACAATTAGACTTTTCCCCTTGACTTGAGCTCTAGCATTTGGACCCTGTGTTGCCACATCTCTGTACTTTGGCCTGAGCTTGGGTGTGGGAATAATTCAGTTATTCAGGGTTCTGGGCCTAAAATACACAAATCAAACTCAAACCAGGTAGCCTAGAGATGGTGCAAAATCTTGGAGTACATGTGcaggcaggaagcctgggtttagAACTCAGACCTCATAGTTTCCTGGGTGtcacagggaggggtggggggcttccaaACAATGAAATGGGAGGAACCCAGAGTGCTCCTAGGTGtggcaaaagcaaaaccaaaaatcttcTTGCAAGGGGATTCACATTGACGTGAGAAGTCCTCTATGCTGATCCttaattgttttttggttttggttttgtttgggggccacacccggcaatgctcagggttactccttgctttgcgtttaagaattactcctggcagtgcttggggaaccatataggattctggggatggaacccggcttggccatAAGCAAAGcactacctactgcactatctctgcagctccTGATGCTGTTTTTAGAATGGCCTACTCCTAGAACTAAGCACGGCCAATAGCACCATTATGTGATAAATATGCTTTAAAGGAACAAACCCCAGAAAATGGAGGTTCCCCTCTCTGAGGAtagagcacaaccaggagtgagaGGGAGGTCCAAGAGCATCGCTGGGAAGGAACCCCAAAACAGTCCTTATCGCTGAGAATAGCCAgggcctcctccttctctcctcaggTGCTTGACCCCTGCTGGTGCCCAACAGAGCTGGTGGTGAAGGGGGAGCATAAGGAGTTCCCGCTGCCACCAGCCCCAAACAAGGAATTCAATTTTACCAATGGACCTGGCATGACTTATGAGGCCAAGCATGTCCGGGAGTGCCTGCGCAAGGGTAAGGAGGTGGAGGATGGGAGTGGGAGAGTGTTAGGATAAACCTGGTGATGGGCAGACACCCCTCTTAAGCTGCTCAAACAGCAGATTGGAACTACAACACCCAGGATACCTCAGGGCATCTATCCATCCTGCGGAAACATTATTGTGCCTCAAAGGATTCTGGGGTGTGTAGATTTTGGTGTAATTAAGATGTGAGCAGGCAGGTCCCTAATTGCATTTTCCCCCAGGCCTGAAGGAGAGCCCCATAGTTCCCCTGGCTGAAAGTGAGCTCCTGGCTGAAATCCTTGAGGAGGTGAGGAAGGCCATTGGAGTCACCTTCCCCCAAGACAAACGCTGATGTTTTAATTCCTGAATCAATAAAAAACTTGATTTGCATGGCGATATTGTAGTTCTGATTTGTCTACTCTGGAGAGAATAACACGGTCGCTGGAAAATAAATCTGGTAGAagaaatggggtgggagggagaggaggatgggGTTCTGTCCACAACTTCCTGGAACAAGTTCCTGGAACCTGTGATAGATTCATAGTATGTTGCCACAGACTGTGTGACATGGGCAGGGAGTAGTGACACAGAATGAGTCCTGACAGCTCTCTTCCCAGATCTCTGATTGTCTTTGTTTCCTCCGTGATGAAAGATAGCAATCTCTGGAGATACTGGAAAATGAACAGGAAGGGACCAAAAAGATTAGGAAAAGGCCTAACCTTTGATGGAACAGGAGACACACCTTAATTTATGTGTGTGATCTAATTGGTCCTGCTAAGAACCTAATCTGCATAAGATCTGATGAGTTTATCTTCCATGGCCTTATTAAGACATGTGAGATCTGATTGGTCATCTTATAATTGCAACACCTTCACACACATAACAGGATTGGTTGTTCCAATCAATGACTTTATCTGGTATAACCAATCAAATAGCAGAAACAAGGGGTAGGGAATAAGGGGATAATGTAGCACtgccctcccattgttcatagatttgctcagatgggcaccagtaatgtgtccactgtgagacttcttgttactatttttggcatatccaatacaccatggatagcctgccaggctctgctgtgcagtgtAAATACACTTCCCCCAACCGTCAAATCTCTTCCTGTTGGGTCCAGTCTATCTAGATACTCAATATTAAGCTGTTGAATAAACTAAAAAACACTTAGCTCCTGTGGTCAAAGTGATAATCTTATACCTGCCTCAGGAAATTGCGATAAGCCCCAGCTTTATCAGTGAATATGGCAAATGAACAGCCCTGACTACCCAGTATgaccttattttttgtttttgtgccacgcCTGGTaatgcttatggcttactcctggctctacactcaggggtcactcctgatgagtttgggagaccgtgtggggtgcagggattgaaccagggcttgatttgtgcaaggtaagagctTTATCCCTTtatccactgcattatctctccagtccccatatataggtatttttttttttttttggtttttggatcacacccggcgatgcacaggggttactcctggctctgcactcaggaattacccctggcggtgctcaggggaccatatgggatgctgggattagaacccgggtcggccacgtgcaaggcaaacgccctacccgctgtgctatcgctccagcccctacataggtatttcttaggaaggaaggaatttacCTTCACTAGTATTTcatggttttattgttttattgcaACCAATTACCCCAAAGTGTAATTGGGATAGAGCATTCCTGGACAGTTTCTTAGCACCTTAAAAGGTACTATCTGAGGTCTATGGCCAATTAAGGTAAAGTGTGTCCCAGCAAAATGTATATGCATAGATTTTGTTTTACTAATAAATATAGATTAGGTTACAACACAGTAATAAATCCAAATTCTCAGTTTACAtaacaagttttctttttattattattattattattattattattattattttgtggggagaccacacccagctatgttcagggattactcttggctctgaactcaggaatcactcctagcaggttctGGGTGCCATCTGGGATTCTGGGTCTCTAACCtggggtcagccgcctgcaaggcaaatgccctacctgctgtactatccctccgaccccttattttattttattttattttttttctgcaaaagttttatttgggggggctggagtgatagcacagctggtagggcgtttgccttgcacgcggccgacccgggttcgaatcccagcatcccatatggtcccctgagcaccaccaggggtaattcctgagtgcatgagccaggaatgacccctgtgcattgccgggtgtgacccaaaaaaagcaaaaaaaaaaaaaagttttatttggtcCAGTAGTTCAGAGCAGAAAGGGGACTCAAGCTAAGACCTTCACACTGGGGCAATGATATGAACAAACAAATGCCACTGGAGTAAAAGGGACTCCCAGTTTCCTTGACcgtgaggttttcttttttcttgggtgGGAGGAGTTGTTTATACCTGGctgcggtgctcaaggcttattccaagttgtgtgttcaggaatcactccgggtggggctTTGGGAGcctttgtggtgctgggcatcaaaccatgGTCAGACTCATACAATGACAAATGccctaataaatatatatatgtatatatatacatatatatatatgtttttgggtgtgacccaaaaaccaatatatatatatatatatatatatatatatatatatatatatatatatatatatatataaaaacactgtcctttctctccagccccagagttagCTTTTTAAGACTTGATCATTCAGGGATGCTTGCGGAACCCAATCTCCTTGATGAGTGTGCGCAGAATAGTCAGCTGGTCCTGTATCTCCTGGATGAGCTTCACCTCCGCATCTAGGAAGTGTCTCAGGAAGTAATAGAgctgagaaaaggaaggaaatggcTTTCACTTAGACAACAGTAGTGCCATGTGGAAACCAAGTTCAGGACAAAATTTTCCCAAAGCTAAGAGCCACCCCAGGGAAGGTCTCAGGAGCGAGATTCATGGATGAGGCAGGGGGTGTTGGGggtgtttccttttttttatttcttttttttaaaaaattattttatttttataaaaattttcacaatagggctggagcgatagcacagcgggtagggcgtttgccttgcactcggccaacctgggttcgattcccagcatcccatatggtcccctgagcaccgccaggggtggtttctgagtgcagagccaggagtaacccccgtgcattgcctggtgtgacccaaaaagcaaaaaaaataaaaaattcacaataattgattacatttaatattcaaacctcaatcccaccatcattacatccTCCCACAatcatatttcgaatgtttccatcccaaaccccaaaccctgccccccaaagcagaactgaagtaatttattttgtattgcttgttatgaataatcctctaaaaatgatccaaaaaagtttaaGTAGaggaagtatgtgaagattgttgtatttcatccaggagccattaagcccttctataagagattagttaCATGTTATTAAACGTTCATCcttgtagtagcactgtagcactgtcctcccattgttcatcgatttgctcgatcgggcaccagtaatgtctccattgtgagacttgttgttactgtttttggcatatcaaatacgccatgggtagcttgccaggctctgctgtgcgggcaggatactctcggtagcttgccaggctctccaagagggacggaggagttgaacccagatctgtctcgtgtaagacaaactccctacccactgtgctattactccattccatatatatgtatacctatatataaatgtatcttcccttaaggttggttgccttctactttattttttatttattttttttttacagatttttttttttttgcttttttgggtcacacctggcgatgcacaggggttactcctggctctgcactcaggaattacccctggccgtgctcaggcgaccatatgggatgctgggatttgaacccgggtcggccgcgtgcaaggcaaacgccctacccgctgtgctatctctccagccccatgccttctactttaaaccccatcaaatgtggtgtgctagtcTTGGTATATCAGCGTTGTAAAGTATGACATgttcaggaatagattcactcatgggtgaggcttgtccgagtgtgtggagagaggccatgAGTATGGCGGtaactgagttctggaggttttcagctgccggggctggctctgttggggcagggaggggaattcACCGCCCCACTTTGGGTtcccctgaatgaaacagcctggctcggggtctaGAGACATGTCTATGGCATATCGTTCTGTTCTCTCTTCTaagagatttattgttgagtctctggatcatagccattgatgagattatagggcgccaaaggcagtttgtgggagtggctgccaagctacttgaAACAGAGGGACATGGTGGGAGGTCACTCATTCCTGACTCGGTTgagcccagagttttcagtcacaagtcctgcatgcctgggtttttctgcagattcattaATGGGTAAGGCTTGTCAGAGCTTGTGGAGAtaggctgtgagcatggcagtgattgagttctgaagattttcggctgccagggctggctcctttggggcggggaggggaagtcATATACTTGATTGGGGGTGTTTTCTTACATGGGGGTCTTTTCTTGACATCCCCAGAGCATGCAGCTCCAGGAGGACCTGGTTGAGGTCCTTCTCCAAGGCCAGGGTGGCTTTCATgccctccagggctgccccctcATCTTGGGCATACTgacagatattcttttttttttctttttgggtcacacctggcgatgcacaggggttatttctggctttgcactcgggaattactccttcctggtggtgcttgggggaaccatatgggatgctgagaatcgaaccggagttggctgtgtgtaaggcaaatgccctatccgctgcgctatctctccagccgcatGACAGATATTCTAAAGACTATAACCTCCATATTGCTTTTGATGTAGGTAGGTAGCTAGGGAAGGGCCCCATAGCagtggaattcctaggaagtaataaaaccaatatccCAAGTCTATAAAGCGCCCACCTTGTGAGCTCAAGAGCCTGATAAGACTTCACTTGGGTGCCAGGAGACCCAGAAAAGGCTGGACATCCCCCTCCAAGAGACACTCCGGCAGGAACAAAGACcagggaaaggaatttcaaagagaacCATGGACCACTCCCAACTTTAtgcccttggcaaccaccctagtaATGGGCTCTTACCTAACTAGAAAACCCCATATGGGGCAGCTTGGGGAAAAAACATATAAAAGCTGACTTGAACAGAGGAAgcatgcacatatgctgcctgagccatgtgctgcttgtgtccatgtaGCCAAGCATAGGAGGTGTCTGAGGACATGTATTGTCTGCATCCccctccttcttttttgttttgttttgtttttttttttgctttttgggtcacacccagcgatgctcaggggttactcctggctctgcactcaggaattactcctggcggtgctcgggggaccatatgggatgccggggaccgaacccgggttggccgcgtgcaaggcaaacgccctacccgctgtgctatcgctctggcccccccctccttctttttttttaatgtaggagtactgctatttattcagccattgattaagctaatggaattgggcatgaactccacattagttttttaaaatgttttaaaattaaatacccatgggatagaccattacaaagctgtttgtaattgggtttcaatcatacaacgacccagcatccatccctttaccactgcacatttcccaccaccaatgtcccttgttTTCCTCCCACTATCTCCCAACACCacactcccccacctccagcctcacTCTATGAgaggctgtctctctctctcttcttttccttttgtgcattttaGTTTGGaatacagatgctaagaggtcatggtgtttgttcagggcattcggtatttttatcaggatggtgaGGCTGGAGTAATTTTTCAATTGGGTAgtcactttggggtgtggatgtgacttccaGGGCTTAtgaaagtacagggagatgggggaggcagcttatcccaaccccaagaaagcctgacGACTTCAGTcccaaaacccacatacctgaatttttggCAATTTTGGTAAGGTCCGTCCTGAGATAGCcaagtcaggccgggggtatggccgtgattttggattgtggaagcaagtggctgccgggggctctgcttgggcaggcaccaggccaacccgaacacctctgatttaccccagtctgttcaaccATGGGTCCAGGATTAattgcggcttttgatctcttttgatttgtttgtaGGTCTCTGAAGCAGGTAGTAGAGCTTAcgtggtggcactggagttggttcgttgcatctcttgaaatgtgtactggggctccctCTATCTTCGGAGGAGCCTACATTCTCCTGGGTGagttactctctctccctttctctccctccttccctttcctcaaaaatcttccagataaggggctggagcgatagcacagcaggtagggcgtttgccttgcacacggccgacccgggttcgaatcccagcatcctgtatggtcccctgagcaccgccaggagtaattcctgagtgtagaaccaggagtaacccctgtgaatcgccgggtgtgacccaaaaagcaaaaaaaaaatctttcagataaaatctgtttttgtttcactgtttgtctactcctgaaattctttcctgaaaGAAGGACAAGGACCTGTAAGGCCTGCATAAGTCCTAACACTGGCTTTCTTTTCCTGTAGAGAGCAATTCCTTTCTCCAGCCCGAGGCGATTGttccctgagaaattgggtggtggagATTAACTCCAGTGTGGAGCAGACCAAGTGGATATTAGGCGTGGCTTGATGGTCACGTAGTGGGCTGGCTCTGGCCTCTGCTCTGGCTCATTGCAGACTTTTGCAGCCTtagccttcccagctggtccAGGCACGGCAGAGGtagactgtctctctcctctctgcctcatgtGAGACACCATGGGAGTCCAACAACTTCAGTGTAtttgaggtggttttttttttttttcttgccacttGTGTTTTTCCTGAAGATCTTGTACTACaggttgtggtgctggagagtACCCAGCATCAAAGGGATCACTTGAGAGTAAATCTGGTATGAACATGTGTGTTGTTGGGGAGGATGCAGAGGATGGGGTCAGGAACACATTTTCCACTCCTGAGGTAGAATAGGTGGGCAGGGAGTACTCTGTGGTAGAAGAACCCGACAGCTCACTCCCCAAGTCTCCTTTGTCTCCTCAGGGATGGGAGACAACTGCTAAACTGAGCAGGAAGGactgagaaagaggaggaaggactcAGAACACTGGTGGATGATGTAAGACAACTCTATTTGCATATGTGACATGATTGGCCATCTCTCCAACCTAACAGCCTATGAGGTCATATTCCATGTCCTTATAAGGGTATTTTTGATCTGATTTGTTAAGTCACAACCACCCCACACAGACATCTGCATACAGAACCAATTTCCTCATTCCAATAAGATGACATCATAGGTTATAACCAGACTGTAGAAAC
This Sorex araneus isolate mSorAra2 chromosome 8, mSorAra2.pri, whole genome shotgun sequence DNA region includes the following protein-coding sequences:
- the DHDH gene encoding trans-1,2-dihydrobenzene-1,2-diol dehydrogenase isoform X2, which gives rise to MAKDPNVEVAYIAVQHPQHHAAVMLFLRAGKAVLCEKPMGVNAAEVREMVAEARSRGLFLMEAIWTRFFPALETLRSLLAQGALGDLRVARAEFGKDLTHVHRAVDWAQAGGGLLDIGIYCIQFISMVFGGRKPEKIFAVGRRHETGVDDTVTVLLQYPGGVHGSFTCSITAELTNTALVSGTKGNAKVLDPCWCPTELVVKGEHKEFPLPPAPNKEFNFTNGPGMTYEAKHVRECLRKGLKESPIVPLAESELLAEILEEVRKAIGVTFPQDKR
- the DHDH gene encoding trans-1,2-dihydrobenzene-1,2-diol dehydrogenase isoform X1, producing MAVRWGIVSAGLIASDFTTVLRMLPRSEHQVVAVAARDLNRAKEFARKHDIPKAYGSYEEMAKDPNVEVAYIAVQHPQHHAAVMLFLRAGKAVLCEKPMGVNAAEVREMVAEARSRGLFLMEAIWTRFFPALETLRSLLAQGALGDLRVARAEFGKDLTHVHRAVDWAQAGGGLLDIGIYCIQFISMVFGGRKPEKIFAVGRRHETGVDDTVTVLLQYPGGVHGSFTCSITAELTNTALVSGTKGNAKVLDPCWCPTELVVKGEHKEFPLPPAPNKEFNFTNGPGMTYEAKHVRECLRKGLKESPIVPLAESELLAEILEEVRKAIGVTFPQDKR